The stretch of DNA AATCTAGTCTCGAACAAGTCAATCAAATCTGTCGAGATAACCAGATTTACCACATCAGTGATGAAGCCTATGAATACTTTACTTATGATGGAGTAAAGCACTTTTCTCCAGGTTCAATTCCAGATAGTTCTCGCCACACAATTAGTTTATATTCTTTATCTAAAGCTTATGGTTTTGCTAGTTGGCGGATTGGTTATATGGTAATTCCGCAACATCTTGTAGATCCTATTAATAAAATACAAGATACAATTTTGATTTGTCCCCCTGTTATTTCTCAATATGCAGCTTTAGGCGCATTACAAACTGGAATTAGTTACTGCCAAGAAAAGTTAACAGAAATTGCGATCGCCCGTCAAATAGTTCTCGCACAACTGAAGTCTTTGGGAGATATTTGCACAATTCCTCAAGCTGATGGAGCCTTTTACTTTCTATTAAAAGTTAACACCTCAATTCCCGATCTAGAATTAGTTGAAAAATTGATTAAAGATTATCGAGTTGCGGTACTTCCTGGTAATACTTTTGGGGTGAGAAATGGTTGTTATTTGCGAGTTGCTTATGGTGCTTTATCGCCAACAACAGCTAGAGAAGGAATAGAAAGATTAGTTAAAGGTTTAACAATTTTGTTGAGTGTTGCTCCTAACTGCTGACTTCAGATTAACCTTTTGCCAAAGTATTTGAGGAATCGATCCCTTATTCCCTCTATGCACGAACCGCAGTCTACGCCAACACTTCTCATATTTACGCCATAAATCTAATAATTACTCACCAAAATTTCCTCTACTTTGCCTCGTTTTTCTGATTTAGAATTAATGGCACGATTTGCCTGAACAAACTCAATTTTGTAATCTTGATATAACTCTAATATCCAGGGAGCAGAGGAATTAGATAAAAGCCAACGAACCCGTTTTTCCGTGAGGCGATCGCACAACTCTTTTAACTCTCTGTGCTGTTCTTCGCCAAATCCATCTTGAGTATAACTAGTAAAGTTTGCCGTCTCACTTAAAGGAGCATATGGAGGATCGAAATAAACAAAATCTTCCGATGTTACTAGCTGTTCAATTTCTCGGAATGAACCAACATTTATCTCAGCATTCTTTAAGGCTTGATGACAAGCTATCAAGTTATTTTCATCTACGATCTTGGGGTTGGCATACTTACCAAATGGTACATTAAATTGACCTTTAGAATTGACACGGGTAAGTCCGTTATAGCAAGTTTTATTCAAGTAAATTAAGCGACTTGCCCTTTTGATTGCATTCCAGTTTTGATAAGCTTCGGCGCGATCGATATTTCTAATTTGATAGAAGTATTCTTCCTGATGAATATGAGTTTTTAGATCCGTAATTAGTTCATCAACATTATCTCTAATTACCCTATATGTATTGATTAATTCAAAATTAACATCAGATAGATAAGCCTGTTTTGGTTGTAGATAAAAGAAAATCGATCCCCCACCTAAAAAAGGCTCAAAGTAGGTTGAGAAATCTGTAGGAATTCTCCGAGAAATTTCATCCCATAATTGAGACTTTCCCCCAGCCCATTTTAAAAAAGGTTTACAGTTAATCTGGGAATGATTTGAAGCCGTACTTTCTTCGTTTTTAACTAATATCAGTGGTTTAATTCCCCATTTTAGTTGTTATACAGATGTGGCACTGCTAGGTCTAGACTTCTGACTTGTAACTTCATTTAAGTTGGCTATTTAGGTCAAAAATAACAGCCTTAATTTAATTTCGAGAACCCTGACGCTTACGCCAATAACTGATACCTAAAACTCCCAAAGCCATAGTACCTAAAACTGTAGAAGGTTCTGGAACATGAGCCAAGGGAACTTCAATAATACCCCTTAATTGCCTTTTCCACACATCATCGGGAAGATCGTTCCATTCGCCAGGTTTGCGCCAATTCATCGCGGCGTAATCTTCTCCACCAAACACTAGCTCATTATTGGGTTCGCCGACTGCCCAATTAGTATAACTGACAGCCTCACCATTAATCCATGTGAATTCACCTTCAATCAGGCGATCGCTAAATCCAATCCATAGTAACTCACTACCGCCAAAAGACTCTATCAAGAAATTTTGTTCAGCTTGAGAGCTAATAGTAACTAAATAACCACCAAACTTTTCCGCTTGGGTTTGGGCTTTTGTCCAAGAACCAAAACTATCTGTTAAAAAGTACTTGTGACTATTAAAATTAAACGTTGCTGCTTGAACTACACCAGCACCCATAACCGCTATAAGTGATATAACGCTTCCTAGCAACGATTTAACTACTATTAAGTCAGTTTTAACTGGCATTGGTTCACTTATGTTTGATAACTGAATTAATTATTCGTTAATAGACTTTAATTAATTATGCCATACAAAATCTGTCAACAACTTCTGATGACATAGCTGAGTTTCATCTTAGAAACCACAAAAAATGAATAATCAAACCCCGATCGCCATTAAATTTTAAGATTAAATTTTGAGTTCAGTCGGGGTGATTTAAGATTCAACTCTATGCCATTACCATACCACCATCAACGTTAAATACTTGTCCTGTAATATATCCCGCCGCACTATCGGCAGCGAGAAACCTGACTAAACCTGCAACTTCTTCTGGTTGACCGTAGCGTCCCAATGGGATAAATTTTAAAATCTCATCGCTCTTGAGGTCGCTAGTCATATCAGTCGTGATAAACCCAGGAGCTACAGCATTTACAGTAATTCCCCGTGCCGCCAATTCCTTCGCTACAGTTTTAGTAAAGCCAATCACTCCAGCTTTAGCGGCGCTGTAGTTAGCTTGACCTGGATTGCCCATTTGACCCGCCACAGAGGTAATATTAACAATGCGACCGGAACGCTGTTTGAGCATTATTTTACTAACGGCTTTGGTGCATAAAAACACTCCTGTTAGATTGAGATCGATAACTGATTGCCAATCTTCCGTCTTCATCCGCATCAGCAAGGTATCGCGAGTAATGCCAGCATTATTGACAATTATATCAATTCTTTGCCATTTACCCATGATTTGAGCCACCATTGCCTCAACTTCCTCAGCTTTAGAAACATCAGCTTGAACCGCTAGAGCTTCACCACCAGCTTGACTTATCTCTGTTACTACCCCATCAGCCGCCGTACTAGAACTAGCATAGTTGATAGCAACCTTTGCGCCTTCAGTAGCTAAAGCGAGAGCTATAGCCTTCCCAATTCCTCGCGAAGCACCTGTAACTACCGCTACTTTGCCCTGTAATCGCCGATAATTCTCTGGTAGTAATTCCATCTCTCTTTCCTGTTATTTACTTTAAGTTCCTGGCTTTATACCAATTCATAATCCTATGAGGCGGGCAAATTTCCCAGTCCCTAATCCCCAAGCCCCAATCCCATTTCTTAAGTTTTTCTTCCGCAAAATTTGCCTATTCTCAATTTAAAATCGTTAGACTTTAGCTAAGAGCGTCAGGTCTAAAATGGCAGTTAAAAAACAATTTACTAGTTTTGAAGAGGTAATCTCTAGCTCCGAGCAGCCTGTGCTAGTAGATTTCTACGCTACTTGGTGCGGACCTTGCCACATGATGGCGAAAATTTTGGAAGAGATCAACGGTTATCTCAAATCTAGGATCAAAGTTGTGAAAGTTGATACCGACAAATACCCCGTCATTTCGAGTCAGTATGGTATCGCCGCCTTACCAACTTTAGTTCTCTTCAAAAATGGTCAGCCAGTCGACAAAATCGAGGGGGTCTTACCCCCCGAACAGTTGATTCAACGCTTACAGTCTTATCTTTAAGCGTCAGGTGTAGGTGTAGGTGTCTCTGTAGCAGCAGCCTCTTTTTCTTGGGCGCGCTGTTCCCTTTTCTTGCGATCGGCTTGCAAAGTATCCGCCAAGACTTGCTGTATCTGAGCCATCTTTTCGAGATTGGTGCGGTATAACTCCAAGTCTTTCTGTAACTTATCCCCAGGTAGCTTTAACCCTTGAGCAATTTCTTTGAATAGCTCTTCTTGCTGTTTAGCGTCTTTGATAGCTTCAGCACCAGATAACTCTAGTAAGGAAAATAAGCCAATTCCCAACAAACGGCTGTATTTGAATTTAGAGTTATTGGCAATACTGCCCAAATCTAAGTTAAAACTACTTTCAAAACTAGTTGGATTGCCGATCACAGAGCCTGTCTTGAGCGCTTCAATAACTTCAGGGCTGGAGGTATTTTTCGCTAAAGCTTCTAGTTGTTGTGCATCGTTCTGATATCTTTGGGGATCGTCTTGCACAGAACGACACAAGGCATTAAAAATAGAATCACGATCTTTTTCAGGTCGATAGCCTTGCATGAACTTGTTAAATGCTGTCACAACTCCCAGCGCATAGATGGGATTGTAAGCAAAGTCAGCATTGACTGCCAGCAAGTGCATTTCTACCATTAATTCTTCTACTACTCGTCGATAAATCGAGTTAATGGGGCGAGTATGATGTGTATAAAAGTCTCGCTTGGTGTCTGAGACGGTACGAAGATTATTCACTGGCAACACTTAACGGCTATTTATCCTTATTTTCTATCTTTCCGAGCCTTTTGCCAAGTTGATTTAGATCTACTCAAAATAGAAGTTTATTTTACAGTTATATTCAGTATGTATCGTTAAATGCGGTAAATTTACCTAATTTTCAGATATTTAGCTTGAGTTTTGCCAGTAGGAAATATATCCAATTATTCGCAATAATCTGTTTTTTACGTCAACTTTTCTTCAACTTAACTTAACTGCTCAACAGATTTTCCATGTCGCCTTCTAGTCATAAAAAATATGAATCTTTCGTCAGAGTTAAGGATTTTAGGTCAATATTTAGCTGGTGAGTTCGACAATCAAGAACAAGCTTTAGCAGAGCCAGTCTGGTATGTAAGTTTGAAACTTTGGCAAAGACCGTTACATCTATTTGCAGCAGATAGTATCACTTTGTTCGTAGAACAAGCAAATATGGCGACTATAGCCCAGCCTTACCGTCAGAGAGTTATTCGTTTGGGGTATAGCTCAACAGATGCCAAACAACTCCAAGCCCAATATTATATGCTCAAGAATATAGACGCGGTTAAAGGTGGGGGAAGCGCTCCAGACAAGTTGAAGTCTCTGACTCCAGATGATGTAGAATTTTTA from Merismopedia glauca CCAP 1448/3 encodes:
- a CDS encoding pyridoxal phosphate-dependent aminotransferase, which translates into the protein MSPQDLTLPTERMQAVQSPIIPIVAGLIRQNPGTISLGQGVVSYPPPDTAFEQISQFFAQPENHKYQAVTGIPLLKEAIAHKLVSFNHITLDSDRAIVVTAGSNMAFNNVVLGITNPGDEIILPTPYYFNHEMAIAMASCKAVLVPTDANYQLDLDAISGAITPKTRAIVTISPNNPTGAVYPQSSLEQVNQICRDNQIYHISDEAYEYFTYDGVKHFSPGSIPDSSRHTISLYSLSKAYGFASWRIGYMVIPQHLVDPINKIQDTILICPPVISQYAALGALQTGISYCQEKLTEIAIARQIVLAQLKSLGDICTIPQADGAFYFLLKVNTSIPDLELVEKLIKDYRVAVLPGNTFGVRNGCYLRVAYGALSPTTAREGIERLVKGLTILLSVAPNC
- a CDS encoding DNA adenine methylase, yielding MKPLILVKNEESTASNHSQINCKPFLKWAGGKSQLWDEISRRIPTDFSTYFEPFLGGGSIFFYLQPKQAYLSDVNFELINTYRVIRDNVDELITDLKTHIHQEEYFYQIRNIDRAEAYQNWNAIKRASRLIYLNKTCYNGLTRVNSKGQFNVPFGKYANPKIVDENNLIACHQALKNAEINVGSFREIEQLVTSEDFVYFDPPYAPLSETANFTSYTQDGFGEEQHRELKELCDRLTEKRVRWLLSNSSAPWILELYQDYKIEFVQANRAINSKSEKRGKVEEILVSNY
- a CDS encoding lectin-like protein; the protein is MPVKTDLIVVKSLLGSVISLIAVMGAGVVQAATFNFNSHKYFLTDSFGSWTKAQTQAEKFGGYLVTISSQAEQNFLIESFGGSELLWIGFSDRLIEGEFTWINGEAVSYTNWAVGEPNNELVFGGEDYAAMNWRKPGEWNDLPDDVWKRQLRGIIEVPLAHVPEPSTVLGTMALGVLGISYWRKRQGSRN
- the fabG gene encoding 3-oxoacyl-[acyl-carrier-protein] reductase translates to MELLPENYRRLQGKVAVVTGASRGIGKAIALALATEGAKVAINYASSSTAADGVVTEISQAGGEALAVQADVSKAEEVEAMVAQIMGKWQRIDIIVNNAGITRDTLLMRMKTEDWQSVIDLNLTGVFLCTKAVSKIMLKQRSGRIVNITSVAGQMGNPGQANYSAAKAGVIGFTKTVAKELAARGITVNAVAPGFITTDMTSDLKSDEILKFIPLGRYGQPEEVAGLVRFLAADSAAGYITGQVFNVDGGMVMA
- the trxA gene encoding thioredoxin, encoding MAVKKQFTSFEEVISSSEQPVLVDFYATWCGPCHMMAKILEEINGYLKSRIKVVKVDTDKYPVISSQYGIAALPTLVLFKNGQPVDKIEGVLPPEQLIQRLQSYL
- the psb29 gene encoding photosystem II biogenesis protein Psp29, with amino-acid sequence MNNLRTVSDTKRDFYTHHTRPINSIYRRVVEELMVEMHLLAVNADFAYNPIYALGVVTAFNKFMQGYRPEKDRDSIFNALCRSVQDDPQRYQNDAQQLEALAKNTSSPEVIEALKTGSVIGNPTSFESSFNLDLGSIANNSKFKYSRLLGIGLFSLLELSGAEAIKDAKQQEELFKEIAQGLKLPGDKLQKDLELYRTNLEKMAQIQQVLADTLQADRKKREQRAQEKEAAATETPTPTPDA
- a CDS encoding chromophore lyase CpcT/CpeT, producing MNLSSELRILGQYLAGEFDNQEQALAEPVWYVSLKLWQRPLHLFAADSITLFVEQANMATIAQPYRQRVIRLGYSSTDAKQLQAQYYMLKNIDAVKGGGSAPDKLKSLTPDDVEFLPSCTLNINVEQLEANSYRFVTTPACDTPCSFNYAGNAYQVFLGFEVTSAELKTYDRGIDPITGKSLWGALMGPFCFKKRQDFADVVSSYT